A stretch of DNA from Opitutales bacterium:
CCCACACCGTCTATCAGTTCTATGCCCGTTCGCTTAGCTATCGCGATAGCATCCCACGATGCCCGGATGGCGAAAAATATCGCATGCAGAAAAAGGTCTCCAGCTTTGCGTTCATCGGAAAGATAGATTTCGAAGAACCTGAGGGAGATGGCATCCATGACGCCGAGGACATGTTCGACGAATCTCAGCTCGCCCAGGCAATGTCAAAGATGGAGCGCGAGTTCTCTCGAATGGATCCCGACAATCCTGACCCTAAAGCCCTCGGGAAAATGATGCGTGAAATGGCATCCGTCACCGGGGAAAAAATGCCTGAAGACATGCAGGAGATGATCGGGCGAATGGAAGCAGGCGAAGA
This window harbors:
- a CDS encoding cytochrome C, yielding MPIYEYYSADTHTVYQFYARSLSYRDSIPRCPDGEKYRMQKKVSSFAFIGKIDFEEPEGDGIHDAEDMFDESQLAQAMSKMEREFSRMDPDNPDPKALGKMMREMASVTGEKMPEDMQEMIGRMEAGEDLESIENRFGDLMEGDGDDDGELEADQLEKRSPTAAAALKLLRRQRSPKKDPELYEITDYL